The Amorphus orientalis genomic interval GGCCAGATTTCCGAGCGCGATATCGGCAAGCTGAAATCGGGCATGGAGGCGGACGTCTCGCTGGTCACCGGCGAGACAGTCACCGGCAAGATCAGCTTCATCTCCAAGACCGCCGATCCAGCCACCCGGACGTTCACCGTCGAGATCGAGGTTCCCAACCCCGATGGCGAGCTGCGCGACGGTGTGACCGCGCTGGCCACCATTCCGCTTCCCCCGGTGAGGGCCCACCGCCTGTCGCCCGGAATTCTCACGCTCTCGGATGCCGGCGACGTCGGCGTACGCGCCGTCACGTCGGACGACAAGGTTGTCTTCCACCCGGTCTCGATCCTGGGCCATGGCAAGGACGGGATCTGGGTCGAAGGCCTCCCCGACGCCGTGACGGTGATCTCGGTCGGCCAGGATTACGTGGTTGAAGGCGAAACGGTCGAGCCCGTGAACTCCGGCGCGCTGGCCCGGGGGACCCGCTCGTGATCGACGCCCTCGAGCAGATCATCCGGCACCGCCGGACGGTGCTGACGATCATGGTCGTCAGCATCGCCGCCGGCATCTTCGCCTATCTGGCGATCCCGAAGGAGGCGAACCCGGACATCGACGTCCCGGTCTTCTATGTGTCCATCACCCAGCAGGGTGTCTCGCCCGAAGACGCCGAGCGCCTGCTCGTCCGTCCGATGGAAACGGACCTCAGGAGCCTCGACGGCCTCAAGGAACTGACCGCGATCGCCTCGGAAGGCCATGCCGGCATCATCCTGGAGTTCGAGGCCGACTTCGACAAGGACACCGCTCTCGCGGACGTCCGCGACAAGGTCGATCAGGCGAAGGCCGAACTCCCCGACGAGGCCGACGAGCCGACGATCAACGAGACCAACTTCTCGCTCGTGCCGACGATCACGGTCGCCCTGTCCGGCGACGTGCCGGAGCGCACGCTCTACCGCCATGCGCGCCAGCTCAAGGACGAGATCGAGGCGATCGAGACGGTGCGCGAGGCCAATCTCAAGGGCCACCGCGAGGAGCTTCTGGAAGTCGTCATCGACCGGACGGCCCTGGAATCCTACGACGTCACCCAGGACGAACTGATCCGGGCTCTGACCAACAACAACCAGTTGGTGCCGGCAGGCTTTCTGGACACCGGCCAGGGCCGCTTTCAGGTCAAGGTCCCAGGGCTGGTGGAAAACCGCGAGGACGTGTTCTCGCTGCCCATCAAGCAGAACGCGGAAGGCGTGGTCACCCTCGACGACATCGCCGACGTCCGCCGGACGTTCAAGGATCCGTCCGCCTTCACCTACGTGAACGGCAAGCCGGCGATCGCCATCGACGTGGTGAAGCGGCTCGGCACCAACATCATCGAGAACAATCAGTCGGTGCGCGACGTGGTCGCCGCAACGACGGCCGACTGGCCCGAATCGATCCGGGTCGATTATCTGCTCGACCAGTCCGGCTTCATCTACGAGGTGCTCGGCTCGCTGGAATCCTCGATCATCACGGCAATCTGCCTGGTGATGATCATCGTGGTCGCGGCACTCGGCCTGAGGTCGGCTCTCCTGGTCGGCCTGGCGATTCCGACCTCTTTCCTGCTCGGCTTCCTGATCCTCACCGCGCTCGGCATGACCGTGAACATGATGGTCATGTTCGGTCTGGTGCTCACCGTCGGCATGCTGGTCGACGGGGCGATCGTGATCGTAGAGTACGCCGACCGGAAGATCGTAGAAGGCATGCCGCGCCGCGAAGCCTATATCCGTGCGGCCCGGCTCATGTTCTGGCCGATCACCTCGTCCACGGCGACGACGCTGGCCGCCTTCCTGCCGATGCTGCTTTGGCCCGGCGTCGCCGGCGAGTTCATGAGCTATCTGCCGATCATGGTGATCATCGTGCTGACCGCCGCTCTGGTCACCGCCATGATTTTCCTTCCCGTGGCCGGCGGCATCTTCGGGCGCGGACCGGCCTCGGCGGAAGAGCAGGCCGCAGCCAAGCGCCTGAGCGCATCGGAGGATCTCAATCCGGATTCCATTCCCGGCCTGACGGGCGTCTACGTACGCGCCCTGCACTGGCTTGCCGGGACCGTCACCGGGAATCTGGTGACGCTGGCTGCTGTGGTCGGCGTCTCCGTGGTCATTATCGGGGCCTTCGCGCAAAACGCCCAGGGCGTCGAGTTCTTCGTCGACGAAGAGCCGGACGTGGCGGTCGTGCTGGTCTCCGCGCGTGGCAACATGTCGGCCACGGAAGCCAGGGCCCTAGTCGGCCAGGTCGAGAATGAAGTTCTGGCGATCGAAGGGGTCGACAACGTCGTCATGAACGCCTACCCGAGCGGCGGCTCATCCGGCGAAGGATTCCAGGTCGCCGGCGTCAACGACAAGCCGGCAGACGTGATCGGCGAACTGCAGCTCGAACTGGACGACTTCTGCTGCCGGCGCACGGCGGCCGAGATCTTCGCGGAAATCCGGGAGCGCACCGCTCCGATCCCCGGCATCAAGACGGAAGTCCGCAAGATCGAAGGCGGGCCGCCGACCGGCAAGGACATCCAGCTCGAGGTCAAGGGCAACAACTACGACCAGGTGGAGACCGTCACCGGCCGCCTGCGGGAGCACTTCGACACGGTTCCCGGCCTGCGCGACATCGAGGACGGACGTCCCCTCCCCGGCATCGAATGGCAGCTCGACATCGATCGCGAGGAGGCCGGCCGCTACAACGCCTCGATCGCCCCCGTCGGCTCGATGATCCAGCTCGTGACCACCGGCGTTCTGATCGGCACCTACCGGCCGGACGATTCCGACGACGAGATCGACATCCGGGTCCGCTTCCCCGAGGACCAGCGGACGCTCGACCAGTTCGAAAGCCTGCGGCTGAAAACGCCCAACGGCCAGGTTCCGATCGCCAACTTCGTGGACGTCACACCGTCGCAGCGGGTGTCCTCGATCACGCGCAAGGACGGGTCCTACGCCATGTCGGTGAAGGCCGACGTCATCCAGAGCGAAGGCTACGATCCGAACGCCAAGATCGCGGAGCTGCAGGAGTGGCTCTCGACCCAGGACTGGCCGTCCGGCATCTCCTTCAAGTTCCGGGGCGCCGACGAGGACCAGCAGGAATCCGGCGCCTTCCTGATGAAGGCGATGCTGGGCTCCCTGTTCCTGATGTTCATCATCCTGGTCACCCAGTACAACTCGTTCTACCAGACCGCCATCACGCTCTCGACGGTCATCCTGTCGGTGCTCGGGGTGCTGATCGGCATGACGATCACCGGGCAGAAGTTCTCCATCATCATGACCGGGACCGGCGTGGTGGCGCTCGCCGGCATCGTCGTGAACAATGCCATCGTCCTGATCGACACCTACAACCGGATGCGGGAGGACGTGAGCGATCCGCTGATCGCGGTTCTGAAGACGGCCGCCCAGCGGCTGCGCCCCATCCTGCTGACGACGATCACGACGATCGCCGGCCTCATTCCGATGGCGACCGAGGTCAACCTGGACTTCTTCAACCGGACCGTTGCGGTCGGCGGGATCACGTCGATCTGGTGGATCCAGCTGTCCACCGCGATCATCTTCGGCCTGGGCTTCTCCACCCTCCTCACCCTGGTGGTGGTGCCTGTCGCCCTGGCAGCCCCGTCGGTCTGGAGCCGCAAGGCGGGAGCGCTCTGGCGCAAGATACGGGGTCGACGTGGGTCAGGCACGGGTCCGTCGGAGCCGTCGGGCCAAGGCCCCAGCTATCCCCAGCCGGCGGAATAGCAGATCCCGTACGGCGCCGCGTTTCTTGATGTGAGAGCGCGGTGCCGTATATCTCGTAGCGACGTCGGTCGGGCCGGCCATCGGTTTATCGGAGATCGGAGCGGCCCGGCTCCCAATCCGGACGGGCATGCCCGCCCAGTCCCGGTTCGGCCGGTGATTTTCCGGCCGCATGTTCCACCATCCAGTGGTCTCCCCCGTCCCTGCCTTCGGTACCGGGCGTCACGGCCGCGCTGACGAAAGCACACATCCCCGCATGGCACCCGCACCCCAGACCCAGCGACGCGTGACGGCGGATCGCGGCCAGCTCGGACGGGCGATCCTGGCGCTGTGGCCCTATATGTGGCCGTCCGATCGGCCGGACCTGAAACGTCGGGTCCTGATCGCGCTGACCGCGCTCGTCCTCGGCAAGGTGATCACGGTTCTGGTGCCCTACACCTACAAGTGGGCAACGGATGCGCTCACCGCCCCGCAGTCGGAAGGCGGCGCTGGAGCGCCGGGATTCGTCACCGTCCCGATCATGCTGGTTCTGGCCTACGGGATGGGCCGGATCCTGATGATGACGTTCAACCAGCTCCGCGACGCGCTGTTCGCCCGGGTCGGGCAGAACGCGGTCCGCTGGATGGCGCGCAGGACGTTCGTCCACCTGCACAATCTTTCGCTCCGCTTCCACCTGAAGCGCCGGACCGGCGGCCTGTCGCGGATCATCGAGCGCGGCACCAAGGGCATCGAGACGATCGTCCGCTTCACGATCCTGAACTCGCTGCCCACCGTGCTGGAGTTCATCCTGGTCGCCGGCGTCGTCACCTACCAGTTCGACCTCTGGTACCTTCTGGTGATCGCGCTGACGGTCACCGCCTACATCTCCTTCACGCTGCTCGCCTCGGACTGGCGCATCCGCATCCGGCGCGAGATGAACGATTCCGACACCGAGGCGAACTCGAAGGCGATCGACTCGCTCCTCAATTTCGAGACGGTGAAATATTTCAACAACGAGGAGATGGAGACGGCGCGCTTCGACCGCT includes:
- a CDS encoding efflux RND transporter permease subunit, which gives rise to MIDALEQIIRHRRTVLTIMVVSIAAGIFAYLAIPKEANPDIDVPVFYVSITQQGVSPEDAERLLVRPMETDLRSLDGLKELTAIASEGHAGIILEFEADFDKDTALADVRDKVDQAKAELPDEADEPTINETNFSLVPTITVALSGDVPERTLYRHARQLKDEIEAIETVREANLKGHREELLEVVIDRTALESYDVTQDELIRALTNNNQLVPAGFLDTGQGRFQVKVPGLVENREDVFSLPIKQNAEGVVTLDDIADVRRTFKDPSAFTYVNGKPAIAIDVVKRLGTNIIENNQSVRDVVAATTADWPESIRVDYLLDQSGFIYEVLGSLESSIITAICLVMIIVVAALGLRSALLVGLAIPTSFLLGFLILTALGMTVNMMVMFGLVLTVGMLVDGAIVIVEYADRKIVEGMPRREAYIRAARLMFWPITSSTATTLAAFLPMLLWPGVAGEFMSYLPIMVIIVLTAALVTAMIFLPVAGGIFGRGPASAEEQAAAKRLSASEDLNPDSIPGLTGVYVRALHWLAGTVTGNLVTLAAVVGVSVVIIGAFAQNAQGVEFFVDEEPDVAVVLVSARGNMSATEARALVGQVENEVLAIEGVDNVVMNAYPSGGSSGEGFQVAGVNDKPADVIGELQLELDDFCCRRTAAEIFAEIRERTAPIPGIKTEVRKIEGGPPTGKDIQLEVKGNNYDQVETVTGRLREHFDTVPGLRDIEDGRPLPGIEWQLDIDREEAGRYNASIAPVGSMIQLVTTGVLIGTYRPDDSDDEIDIRVRFPEDQRTLDQFESLRLKTPNGQVPIANFVDVTPSQRVSSITRKDGSYAMSVKADVIQSEGYDPNAKIAELQEWLSTQDWPSGISFKFRGADEDQQESGAFLMKAMLGSLFLMFIILVTQYNSFYQTAITLSTVILSVLGVLIGMTITGQKFSIIMTGTGVVALAGIVVNNAIVLIDTYNRMREDVSDPLIAVLKTAAQRLRPILLTTITTIAGLIPMATEVNLDFFNRTVAVGGITSIWWIQLSTAIIFGLGFSTLLTLVVVPVALAAPSVWSRKAGALWRKIRGRRGSGTGPSEPSGQGPSYPQPAE